A window of Bacteroidota bacterium contains these coding sequences:
- a CDS encoding glycosyltransferase: MKVLQLCHKMPVPANDGGAQVMHYTTMGLLANKADLKVLAINPTRNFIDISLLPKEYVNACDFEAVKVDTRIKPLAFFLNLFRRESYFIERFISADFSKKLATVLQTQEYDIIQLEHLYLCKYLPVLRKYSKAKIILRPQNIEYIIWERYLKNLVHPVKKFLLNIANSRLRKYEQSIRQELDGILALTKEDAQHFESFSGTCPVQIIPMGYDYEKLKSYDFEKQFLVPPVVYHLGAMDWLPNEEAVTWFLKEVLPLLTSQDPAIQISLSGRNMPQANFSYQSKFIEILGEIQQPLQFQEDKLILIVPLWSGSGIRAKIIEGLALGKTIISTTIGAQGIAYENGKDMLIADTPEDFAAQIVRCIKSPDLCKSLSKNARALSYAHYHSDSTAKKMIQFYAQLLPLNE; this comes from the coding sequence TTGAAAGTACTTCAGCTTTGTCATAAAATGCCTGTGCCCGCCAATGACGGAGGGGCGCAGGTAATGCATTATACTACCATGGGTCTATTAGCCAATAAAGCTGATTTAAAAGTGCTCGCTATAAATCCCACACGCAATTTTATTGATATTAGCTTGCTGCCAAAAGAGTATGTGAATGCATGTGATTTTGAAGCGGTGAAAGTAGATACCCGTATTAAACCTCTGGCATTTTTTTTAAATTTATTTCGCCGCGAATCCTATTTTATAGAGCGCTTTATTTCAGCCGATTTTTCTAAAAAGTTAGCTACCGTTTTGCAAACTCAAGAGTATGATATAATTCAACTAGAGCATTTATATCTATGTAAATACCTACCGGTACTCAGGAAATATTCAAAAGCAAAAATTATTTTACGTCCTCAAAATATTGAATACATTATTTGGGAACGATACTTAAAAAACCTGGTGCATCCGGTTAAAAAATTTCTATTAAACATTGCAAATTCCCGACTTCGAAAATACGAGCAAAGTATTAGGCAAGAGCTTGATGGGATACTTGCATTAACAAAAGAAGATGCGCAACATTTTGAATCTTTTTCAGGAACATGTCCTGTTCAAATAATACCAATGGGATATGACTATGAAAAACTGAAAAGCTATGATTTTGAAAAACAATTTTTAGTGCCGCCAGTGGTTTATCATTTAGGAGCTATGGATTGGTTACCCAATGAAGAAGCAGTAACATGGTTTTTAAAAGAGGTATTGCCTTTGCTCACCTCTCAAGATCCTGCAATACAGATTTCGCTTTCCGGAAGAAATATGCCACAAGCTAATTTTTCTTATCAATCCAAGTTTATTGAAATACTGGGCGAAATTCAACAGCCATTGCAGTTTCAAGAGGATAAACTCATTCTCATTGTTCCTCTTTGGTCGGGAAGTGGCATTCGCGCCAAAATTATTGAAGGTTTGGCTTTGGGAAAAACAATCATATCTACTACGATTGGAGCGCAAGGAATAGCTTACGAAAACGGAAAAGATATGCTAATTGCCGATACTCCCGAAGATTTTGCTGCACAAATTGTGCGTTGCATAAAATCTCCTGATTTGTGTAAGTCGCTATCAAAAAATGCCCGAGCTTTGAGTTATGCACATTATCACAGCGACAGCACGGCTAAGAAAATGATTCAATTCTATGCGCAACTACTACCCTTGAATGAATAA
- the wecB gene encoding UDP-N-acetylglucosamine 2-epimerase (non-hydrolyzing) — MNKTLIVFGTRPELIKLIPIFIELKKQGLEKQYLSIFTGQHVELTQGLFEEFDFKPDLRIPLSNERNSIGLSFSAMLTALQEIVYAVQENTKIKMIVAQGDTTTCACAAFCAFINEIPFAHVEAGLRTHTIKSPFPEEYFRRIISLSSSIHFAPTEGAVKNLLQEGVKSEHIYLSGNTVVDTIELMKRKHRNTTEGIRNTILITCHRRENQNGNFHDLVKTIKLLAETHPSLNFIWIAHKTPFVRNELATNDFDSYPSIFISPPLPLSEMYRLYSISKLIITDSGGIQEEACSFSLPVIVIRDTTERLESLELGYSILAQNASDDLIVKFNQVLNSNEQVMLNPYGDGKSAERIVNFLQSNF, encoded by the coding sequence ATGAATAAAACATTAATAGTATTTGGTACACGGCCTGAGTTAATAAAGCTGATTCCTATTTTTATTGAGCTAAAAAAACAAGGTTTAGAAAAGCAATATCTGTCTATTTTCACCGGGCAACATGTTGAATTAACGCAAGGTTTATTTGAAGAATTTGATTTTAAGCCGGATTTACGTATTCCACTATCGAACGAACGAAATTCAATTGGCCTTTCCTTTTCCGCAATGTTAACAGCATTACAGGAAATTGTATATGCTGTTCAAGAGAACACAAAAATAAAAATGATTGTGGCTCAAGGCGATACAACCACTTGTGCATGTGCTGCCTTTTGTGCTTTTATAAATGAAATTCCATTTGCTCATGTGGAAGCCGGGTTGCGCACCCATACTATTAAAAGTCCTTTTCCGGAAGAGTATTTCAGAAGAATAATCAGCCTATCCAGCAGCATTCATTTTGCTCCCACTGAAGGTGCTGTAAAGAATTTGCTTCAGGAAGGTGTGAAAAGTGAGCACATCTACCTCAGCGGCAATACGGTTGTGGATACAATTGAACTTATGAAGCGCAAGCACAGAAATACGACTGAAGGAATTAGAAATACAATTTTGATTACCTGCCACAGAAGGGAAAATCAAAATGGGAATTTCCATGATTTAGTTAAAACCATTAAACTGTTAGCTGAAACACATCCAAGTTTAAATTTTATTTGGATAGCCCATAAAACGCCTTTTGTTAGGAATGAATTGGCAACAAATGATTTTGACAGCTACCCTTCAATTTTTATTTCGCCACCCCTCCCATTATCAGAAATGTATCGCCTTTATAGCATTTCAAAACTTATTATTACAGATTCAGGTGGCATTCAGGAAGAAGCGTGCAGTTTTTCGTTACCGGTAATAGTCATAAGGGATACAACCGAACGTTTAGAATCTTTAGAACTGGGTTATTCCATCTTAGCTCAAAATGCATCAGATGATTTGATTGTTAAATTTAATCAGGTGCTAAATTCCAATGAACAGGTCATGCTTAATCCATACGGAGATGGCAAGTCGGCAGAAAGGATTGTGAATTTTTTACAAAGCAACTTTTAA
- a CDS encoding NAD-dependent epimerase/dehydratase family protein, translating to MPYKSYYKGKTILITGGAGAIGRNLAETLSLLHAKKVILLDNLSSAYSWNIPNKQNILFVKGDIRNDDDLKRVFHHKPTIVFHLAAFFANQNSVDYPLRSDEVNSNGIVRLLEYCILVGNIERFVYTNSEGGAYGNNCKLPYKENEISYNLGSPYYVSKMAGEAYCNFYHSYYALPVSIVRLFNSYGPGEVPGQYRNVIPNFIYWAMKKQALPLTGNKNIARDFVYVEDTVKGILSAGFFTEAIGIPINIATGIATNIYELADLINTKTNNPAGVTILNQRKWDSREKIVGSNERCKEILKFAPSAQVEIGIQKNIQWFETSWDVIQKSAEFLPGLNPALDV from the coding sequence ATGCCATATAAATCATACTACAAAGGCAAGACTATCCTGATAACCGGAGGAGCAGGGGCAATTGGAAGAAATCTGGCAGAAACGTTGAGCTTGCTTCATGCAAAAAAAGTAATACTGCTTGATAATCTTTCTTCAGCTTATTCTTGGAATATTCCAAATAAACAAAATATACTTTTTGTAAAAGGAGATATTCGCAACGACGATGATTTAAAACGAGTCTTTCATCACAAACCAACTATAGTGTTTCATTTGGCTGCTTTTTTTGCAAATCAAAACTCGGTTGATTATCCATTGCGCAGTGATGAAGTAAATAGCAATGGAATAGTAAGGCTTTTGGAATACTGCATACTTGTTGGAAATATTGAGCGTTTTGTTTACACCAATTCTGAAGGAGGGGCTTATGGAAACAATTGTAAACTACCTTATAAAGAAAATGAAATTTCGTACAATTTAGGCTCTCCCTACTATGTTTCGAAAATGGCAGGTGAAGCATACTGTAATTTCTATCATTCCTATTATGCCTTGCCGGTGAGCATCGTGCGCTTATTTAATTCCTATGGACCAGGCGAGGTTCCCGGTCAATACCGAAATGTAATTCCCAATTTTATTTATTGGGCTATGAAAAAGCAAGCGCTGCCATTAACCGGAAATAAAAATATTGCACGTGATTTTGTGTATGTTGAGGATACAGTAAAAGGCATTTTGAGCGCCGGTTTTTTCACCGAAGCAATTGGAATTCCCATTAATATTGCAACCGGCATAGCAACTAATATTTATGAACTGGCCGATTTAATAAATACAAAAACAAATAATCCGGCCGGTGTAACTATTCTCAATCAACGGAAATGGGATAGTCGCGAAAAAATTGTGGGAAGCAATGAAAGATGCAAGGAAATATTAAAATTTGCGCCCTCTGCACAAGTCGAAATAGGCATTCAAAAAAATATTCAATGGTTTGAGACCAGTTGGGATGTGATTCAAAAAAGCGCTGAATTCCTACCTGGGTTAAATCCTGCGCTTGACGTATGA
- the dusB gene encoding tRNA dihydrouridine synthase DusB: MIRIGNIQLGEFPLLLAPMEDVSDPPFRAVCKDNGADLMYTEFISSEGLIRDAAKSVKKLDIFDYEQPIGIQIFGSDIDSMRESAIISTKANPDLIDINYGCPVKNVACRGAGAALLRDIPKMVAMTSEIVKATHLPVTVKTRLGWDESTKNVGEVAERLQDIGIKALTVHGRTRVQMYKGEADWTLIREIKNNPRINIPIFGNGDVDSPEKAKLMRDTFGVDGIMIGRASIGYPWIFNEIKHFFKTGTHLPKPDIAERVAVCKRHLDFSIKWKGPILGVVEMRRHYTNYFKGLDHFKEFRMRLVTSNDIPVIYATLDEITDHYTSAEVAA, encoded by the coding sequence TTGATACGCATCGGCAACATACAATTAGGTGAATTCCCGCTTTTGCTTGCTCCCATGGAGGATGTGAGCGATCCACCCTTTCGTGCTGTGTGCAAGGATAATGGTGCGGATTTAATGTACACGGAGTTTATTTCTAGTGAAGGATTAATTCGTGATGCCGCAAAAAGCGTTAAAAAATTGGATATCTTCGATTACGAGCAACCCATTGGAATTCAGATTTTCGGCAGCGATATTGATTCCATGCGCGAATCTGCAATTATCAGCACCAAAGCCAACCCCGATTTAATTGATATTAATTACGGTTGCCCGGTAAAAAATGTGGCCTGCCGAGGTGCGGGAGCAGCACTCTTACGCGATATCCCTAAAATGGTGGCAATGACCTCCGAAATCGTAAAAGCTACGCATTTGCCGGTAACTGTAAAAACACGCTTAGGTTGGGACGAATCCACAAAAAATGTGGGAGAGGTAGCTGAACGATTGCAAGACATTGGTATTAAAGCGCTCACTGTGCATGGCCGCACGCGCGTGCAAATGTATAAGGGAGAAGCCGACTGGACCTTAATCCGCGAAATCAAAAATAATCCAAGAATAAACATTCCGATTTTTGGAAACGGTGATGTGGATAGTCCTGAAAAAGCCAAGTTGATGCGCGATACCTTTGGGGTAGATGGTATTATGATTGGCCGTGCTTCAATTGGCTATCCTTGGATTTTTAATGAGATAAAGCACTTTTTTAAAACCGGAACGCACCTTCCGAAGCCGGATATTGCTGAACGTGTAGCTGTATGCAAACGTCACCTCGATTTTAGCATCAAATGGAAAGGCCCAATTTTGGGTGTGGTAGAAATGCGCCGGCACTACACAAATTATTTCAAAGGGTTAGATCATTTTAAAGAATTTCGGATGAGACTCGTTACAAGCAACGACATTCCCGTAATTTATGCAACACTGGATGAAATAACCGACCATTACACGTCTGCCGAAGTGGCGGCATAA
- a CDS encoding CPBP family intramembrane metalloprotease, whose translation MDNSIVLGNRNPFSQLLILIGIALLSVAVFSFIPLLLAQPLFGIHALNNPSLFSQTNDPHVVAFMKFMQVMQSLGLFVIPPLIFSLIYHREVVNYLKLKFNFSALSALLMVLIMISALPAINWLGELNGQLKLPSALVGVETWMKTMESEAEQLTKSFLVMPSISVLVLNLIMIAIIPAIGEELLFRGALQTIFSELTKNKHLGIWISAIFFSAMHLQFYGFFPRMLLGVLLGYTVVWTGSLWIPILGHFVNNGTAVIVSYFEQRGKISANVETIGSTSDALLWVVMSFCLVAGLLFWMKKNALAKHSVSLQ comes from the coding sequence ATGGATAATTCAATAGTATTAGGTAACCGTAATCCTTTCTCGCAATTACTGATTTTGATAGGCATTGCGCTTTTGTCGGTTGCTGTATTTTCGTTTATCCCGCTCTTATTGGCCCAGCCGCTTTTTGGCATTCATGCATTGAACAATCCTAGCTTATTTTCTCAAACGAATGATCCGCACGTTGTAGCCTTTATGAAATTTATGCAAGTGATGCAATCGCTAGGCCTGTTTGTAATTCCACCATTGATTTTCTCGCTCATCTATCATCGTGAAGTGGTGAATTATTTGAAGTTAAAATTCAACTTCAGTGCACTGTCGGCACTACTAATGGTGCTTATTATGATTAGCGCATTGCCGGCGATAAATTGGTTGGGTGAGCTAAATGGACAATTGAAATTACCATCGGCGTTAGTAGGTGTTGAAACTTGGATGAAAACCATGGAAAGTGAGGCAGAACAACTTACCAAGTCATTTTTGGTTATGCCCTCAATTTCAGTATTGGTACTTAACTTGATAATGATTGCGATCATTCCTGCTATTGGCGAAGAGTTGTTATTTAGAGGTGCGCTTCAAACTATTTTTAGTGAGTTAACCAAAAACAAACATTTAGGAATTTGGATTTCGGCTATTTTTTTTAGTGCGATGCATTTGCAGTTCTATGGATTTTTTCCTCGCATGCTATTGGGTGTTTTGCTTGGCTATACAGTAGTTTGGACAGGCTCACTATGGATACCCATTTTGGGGCATTTTGTGAACAATGGTACAGCTGTTATTGTATCATATTTTGAGCAAAGAGGAAAAATCTCAGCAAACGTCGAAACCATTGGAAGTACATCGGATGCTTTGCTATGGGTGGTTATGAGTTTTTGTTTGGTGGCAGGCTTACTTTTTTGGATGAAAAAAAATGCGCTTGCAAAGCATTCGGTCTCGCTTCAGTAA
- a CDS encoding nucleoside triphosphate pyrophosphohydrolase family protein, protein MAELLENINKVKIFHEVFKISYHSEPTATISEQDYMLRYNLMKEENEEYLEACKKGDLTEIADALGDKMYILFGTIIKHGLHFKIEEIFDEIQRSNMSKLDENGEPIYREDGKILKSKLYFRPDIKSILEK, encoded by the coding sequence ATGGCCGAACTACTTGAGAATATCAACAAAGTGAAAATATTTCACGAAGTATTTAAAATATCCTACCACAGCGAACCTACAGCCACAATTAGCGAACAAGATTACATGTTGCGTTATAATTTAATGAAGGAAGAGAATGAGGAATACCTTGAAGCCTGCAAAAAGGGCGATTTAACTGAAATTGCCGACGCACTTGGCGATAAAATGTACATCCTATTTGGAACCATCATTAAACATGGATTGCACTTTAAGATTGAAGAAATATTTGATGAAATACAACGCAGCAATATGAGTAAATTGGATGAAAATGGCGAGCCTATCTACCGGGAAGATGGAAAAATTCTGAAAAGCAAACTCTATTTCCGACCCGATATTAAGAGCATTTTAGAGAAGTAA
- a CDS encoding helix-turn-helix domain-containing protein codes for MKHLTILVPNGNGNNLSSIVGTYKLFTKANEFFVKNGKKPVFAIQLVGSAKKVDYYDGLFSVKPHVNIASVKHTDLIFIPSLNHNYQKSIKENKQSIDWIQHQYKNGAEIASICTGAFLLAASGILDGKTCSTHWSAAENFKTQFPKVFLQPDKLITDENGIYTNGGAYSFLNLLIYLIEKYYDRSTAIFCAKVFQIEMDRNSQSAFSIFTGQKQHEDEMVIKAQGFIESRLHEKISMEDLAAKFFVGRRNFDRRFIKATGNTPLEYAQRVKMEAAKKAFENSRKTINEVMFEVGYADVKAFREVFRKITGMSPLDYKAKYNKESALNK; via the coding sequence ATGAAACACCTAACTATTCTTGTTCCAAATGGCAATGGAAATAACCTCAGCAGCATTGTTGGAACATACAAATTGTTTACAAAGGCAAATGAATTTTTTGTTAAAAATGGAAAAAAGCCCGTATTCGCCATTCAACTGGTTGGTAGCGCCAAAAAGGTGGACTATTACGATGGATTATTTTCGGTAAAACCACATGTAAATATCGCTTCAGTCAAGCACACTGACCTAATTTTTATTCCATCCCTAAATCATAATTATCAAAAATCTATCAAGGAAAATAAGCAAAGTATCGACTGGATTCAGCATCAATATAAAAATGGAGCCGAAATCGCATCCATTTGCACCGGTGCATTTTTGCTTGCCGCTAGTGGGATACTTGATGGAAAGACTTGTTCCACACATTGGTCGGCTGCCGAAAATTTTAAAACGCAATTTCCTAAAGTATTCCTCCAACCCGATAAATTAATTACCGACGAAAATGGAATATACACCAATGGAGGTGCCTACTCTTTTTTGAATTTATTGATTTACCTCATCGAAAAATATTACGACCGTTCCACCGCTATTTTTTGTGCTAAAGTTTTTCAAATCGAAATGGATCGAAACAGCCAATCAGCCTTTTCGATTTTTACCGGCCAAAAGCAACATGAGGATGAAATGGTAATTAAGGCTCAAGGTTTTATTGAAAGCCGCCTGCACGAAAAAATAAGCATGGAAGATTTAGCTGCAAAATTTTTTGTAGGCAGAAGAAACTTCGACCGCCGATTTATAAAAGCAACAGGTAATACTCCTTTGGAATATGCCCAACGCGTAAAAATGGAAGCGGCTAAAAAGGCATTTGAAAACAGCCGCAAAACCATTAACGAGGTAATGTTTGAGGTGGGATATGCCGATGTTAAAGCTTTTCGAGAAGTGTTCCGGAAGATTACCGGCATGTCACCGCTGGACTATAAAGCAAAGTATAATAAGGAATCAGCCTTGAATAAATAG
- a CDS encoding SRPBCC domain-containing protein, producing the protein MSANNFTLIILVDKSPEEVFNVVKNVRLWWSGLFGEEFNGDSEKLLEEFSFRAGDGMHYSKQKLIELEANKKIAWLVTESKLNFLKKTDEWTCSKLIFELEQQGNKTQVTFTHQGLTPEIECFDSCAPAWTMYIQQKLLPLLSADKVPAKS; encoded by the coding sequence ATGAGCGCAAATAATTTTACACTAATAATTTTAGTCGATAAATCTCCAGAAGAAGTATTTAATGTAGTGAAGAATGTGCGATTATGGTGGTCGGGATTATTTGGAGAAGAATTTAACGGAGATTCCGAAAAATTGCTTGAAGAGTTTAGTTTTCGTGCAGGAGATGGAATGCACTACAGCAAGCAAAAATTAATAGAACTTGAGGCGAATAAAAAAATTGCTTGGCTCGTTACTGAAAGTAAGCTAAACTTTTTAAAAAAAACAGATGAATGGACATGTAGCAAATTAATATTTGAGCTCGAACAACAAGGAAATAAAACGCAAGTTACATTTACGCATCAAGGCTTGACACCGGAAATAGAATGTTTTGATTCCTGTGCTCCGGCTTGGACCATGTATATACAGCAAAAATTGTTGCCTTTGCTTAGCGCAGATAAAGTGCCGGCAAAGAGTTAA
- a CDS encoding SRPBCC domain-containing protein, giving the protein MQNKSFTASIIVDQSPSKAFKSILDFRVWWSEEIEGPTDKLNESFFYHYKDIHLCKIKLIEVIPEKRIVYQVLENEFNFVKDKSEWVNTHLVFELTEEAGKTKLTFTHEGLVPEYECYKVCNDAWSGYIKNSLYNLIVSGKGNPNPKDKDGFNAELAAKWKLN; this is encoded by the coding sequence ATCCAAAATAAAAGTTTTACAGCAAGCATTATAGTTGACCAAAGCCCTTCTAAAGCATTCAAATCAATATTGGATTTTCGCGTTTGGTGGTCGGAAGAAATTGAAGGCCCTACGGACAAATTGAATGAGTCATTTTTTTATCATTATAAAGACATACACCTCTGCAAAATAAAGTTAATTGAAGTTATTCCCGAAAAAAGAATTGTGTATCAAGTGCTGGAAAACGAATTTAATTTTGTGAAAGACAAGAGTGAATGGGTTAATACGCATTTAGTTTTTGAACTAACGGAGGAAGCCGGCAAAACAAAATTAACTTTTACACACGAAGGATTGGTGCCGGAATACGAATGTTACAAAGTGTGCAACGATGCATGGAGTGGTTACATCAAAAACAGTCTTTACAATTTAATTGTAAGCGGAAAAGGAAATCCTAATCCAAAAGATAAAGATGGATTTAATGCTGAATTGGCTGCAAAATGGAAGTTGAATTAA
- a CDS encoding acyl-CoA carboxylase subunit beta, producing MDIEFNRNEDVMKRLIVDMERRLEKIHQGGGPKKIDSEHAKGKLTARERIALLIDKDSKTIELGAFAGDGMYAEHGGCPGGGVVIVIGYVSKRQCIIVANDATVKAGAWFPITAKKNLRAQEIAMENRLPIIYLVDSAGVYLPLQDEIFPDKEHFGRIFRNNAIMSSMGIVQVSAIMGSCVAGGAYLPIMSDEALIVNKTGSIFLAGSYLVKAAIGEDIDNETLGGATTHCEISGVTDYKSENDQECLKSIRAIFDKMGDYEKAGFSRETPALPKKDEKEILGIFPETRDKQYDVRDILDRILDNSEFEEYKELYGKSILCGLGRIDGWAVGIVANQRKVVKSKKGEMQFGGVIYSDSADKAARFIMNCNQKKIPLVFLQDVTGFMVGSRSEQGGIIKDGAKLVNAMSNSVVPKFTVVTGNSYGAGNYAMCGKAYDPRLIVGWPTAQVAVMGGAQAAKVLLQIQVASLKSQGKKEITPEEEKELLDKITERYTAQTSPYYAASRLWLDAIIHPLDTRKWISMGIEMANHAPITKAYNVGVIQT from the coding sequence ATGGACATAGAATTTAACCGCAACGAAGATGTAATGAAGCGCCTCATTGTAGATATGGAGCGACGATTAGAAAAAATTCATCAAGGTGGAGGACCCAAAAAAATTGATTCAGAACATGCAAAAGGCAAACTTACGGCCCGTGAACGAATTGCACTTTTAATTGATAAGGATTCAAAAACAATCGAACTTGGAGCTTTCGCCGGCGATGGAATGTATGCTGAGCATGGCGGCTGTCCGGGTGGGGGTGTAGTAATAGTTATCGGATATGTGAGCAAAAGGCAATGTATTATTGTTGCCAACGATGCTACTGTAAAAGCCGGTGCTTGGTTTCCAATTACCGCAAAAAAGAATTTGCGTGCCCAAGAAATCGCCATGGAAAATCGATTGCCTATCATTTACTTGGTTGATAGTGCCGGGGTATACCTTCCATTGCAAGATGAAATTTTTCCGGATAAAGAACATTTTGGAAGAATTTTTAGAAACAATGCAATTATGTCTTCTATGGGAATAGTGCAGGTTTCGGCAATTATGGGCAGTTGTGTAGCAGGTGGCGCTTATCTTCCGATTATGAGCGACGAAGCTTTAATTGTAAATAAAACAGGCTCCATATTTTTGGCAGGTTCTTATTTGGTGAAAGCCGCCATTGGCGAAGATATTGATAACGAAACTTTAGGCGGTGCAACCACACATTGCGAAATATCGGGGGTTACCGATTATAAATCAGAAAATGATCAAGAGTGCTTAAAATCCATTCGTGCCATTTTTGATAAGATGGGTGATTATGAAAAGGCCGGATTTAGCCGCGAAACTCCCGCTCTTCCTAAAAAGGATGAAAAGGAAATCCTCGGTATTTTTCCTGAAACACGCGATAAGCAGTACGATGTACGCGACATTCTCGATCGCATTTTAGATAATTCCGAATTCGAAGAATACAAAGAATTGTACGGAAAAAGCATTTTGTGTGGACTAGGCCGAATTGATGGTTGGGCAGTTGGAATTGTTGCCAATCAACGAAAAGTCGTGAAATCCAAAAAAGGCGAAATGCAATTCGGTGGGGTAATTTATTCCGATAGCGCCGATAAAGCTGCGCGATTCATTATGAATTGCAACCAGAAGAAAATTCCTTTGGTGTTTTTACAAGATGTTACCGGATTCATGGTGGGCTCGCGTTCGGAACAAGGCGGTATTATTAAGGATGGGGCAAAACTTGTAAATGCAATGAGCAATTCGGTTGTTCCCAAATTTACCGTTGTAACGGGAAATTCATACGGCGCCGGAAATTATGCCATGTGCGGAAAAGCTTACGATCCAAGATTAATTGTGGGTTGGCCAACGGCACAAGTAGCTGTAATGGGCGGTGCGCAAGCTGCCAAAGTATTGTTGCAAATTCAAGTTGCCTCACTTAAATCGCAAGGCAAAAAAGAAATAACTCCCGAAGAAGAAAAAGAATTACTCGATAAAATCACAGAACGATACACCGCTCAAACTTCGCCCTACTACGCTGCTTCCCGCTTGTGGTTGGATGCAATCATTCATCCCCTTGATACACGCAAATGGATTTCAATGGGAATAGAAATGGCGAATCATGCACCTATAACCAAAGCATATAACGTTGGGGTTATTCAAACCTAA
- a CDS encoding class I SAM-dependent methyltransferase, which yields MEFIDEKLAAYVEAHTQDESEILKKINRDTHLKVMMPRMLSGHLQGQVLSMFSSMIQPSCVLEIGTYTGYSAICLAGGLKPDGKLITLDINAELEERVRGYFESAALTSCIDYRIGNAMEIIPTLSETFDLVFIDADKNNYSNYFDLVIDKVKSGGYILADNVLWSGKVLLPSGEMDKDTRLIDAFNRKVHKDDRVQNVLLPIRDGLMLMRKL from the coding sequence ATGGAATTTATAGATGAAAAACTGGCTGCATATGTTGAAGCACATACGCAAGATGAATCGGAAATTTTAAAGAAAATAAATCGGGACACACATTTAAAAGTGATGATGCCTCGCATGTTGAGCGGTCACTTGCAAGGACAAGTATTGAGCATGTTTAGTTCAATGATTCAGCCAAGTTGTGTGCTCGAAATAGGCACGTATACAGGTTATTCCGCAATTTGTTTAGCAGGTGGCTTAAAGCCGGATGGAAAATTAATTACGCTCGATATAAACGCCGAATTAGAAGAACGAGTGCGCGGATATTTCGAATCGGCCGCACTTACTTCATGCATTGATTACCGCATTGGAAACGCCATGGAAATTATTCCAACACTTTCTGAAACCTTTGATTTGGTTTTTATTGATGCCGATAAAAATAACTACTCCAATTATTTCGATTTGGTGATTGATAAAGTGAAAAGCGGTGGATACATTTTAGCAGACAATGTACTTTGGAGTGGCAAAGTTTTACTCCCTTCCGGGGAAATGGATAAGGATACAAGACTAATTGATGCTTTTAATAGAAAAGTGCACAAAGATGACCGTGTGCAAAATGTACTTTTGCCCATTCGCGATGGCTTGATGCTGATGCGGAAATTGTAA